The following coding sequences are from one Ctenopharyngodon idella isolate HZGC_01 chromosome 17, HZGC01, whole genome shotgun sequence window:
- the nkx2.2a gene encoding homeobox protein Nkx-2.2a — MPQNMSLTNTKTGFSVKDILDLPDTNDEEGSITGTEEDTEGSEATKTPGVLVQSPLENVQNLPLKNPFYDNSDNPYTRWLATTDSIQYSLHGLSANSQDSSAKSPEPSADESPDNDKETSSNGSDSGKKRKRRVLFSKAQTYELERRFRQQRYLSAPEREHLASLIRLTPTQVKIWFQNHRYKMKRARAEKGMEVTHLPSPRRVAVPVLVRDGKPCHTLKAQDLAATFQAGIPFSAYSAQSLQHMQYNAHYSAATTPQFPTAHHLVQTQQWTW; from the exons ATGCCCCAGAACATGTCGTTGACCAACACAAAGACGGGCTTTTCAGTAAAGGACATTTTGGACCTCCCTGATACTAACGATGAAGAAGGATCTATCACCGGGACTGAGGAAGATACGGAGGGTTCTGAGGCGACTAAAACGCCTGGAGTGCTAGTGCAAAGTCCTTTAGAGAATGTTCAAAACCTGCCTTTAAAGAATCCATTTTATGATAATAGCGACAATCCTTATACCAGATGGCTCGCAACTACGGACAGCATCCAATACTCAT TACACGGCCTATCCGCAAACTCTCAAGACTCGTCTGCAAAATCTCCGGAACCTTCAGCCGACGAATCGCCGGACAACGACAAGGAAACTTCGAGCAACGGCAGCGACTCTGGTAAGAAGCGCAAAAGGAGGGTGCTCTTTTCCAAGGCACAAACTTACGAACTCGAGCGCCGGTTTAGGCAACAGAGATATCTGTCGGCCCCAGAGAGGGAGCATCTCGCCAGTCTGATCCGCCTGACTCCAACCCAAGTGAAAATCTGGTTCCAGAACCATCGGTACAAAATGAAGAGAGCCCGGGCGGAGAAAGGTATGGAAGTGACCCATCTCCCTTCTCCTAGGCGGGTGGCCGTGCCTGTGTTAGTCAGAGATGGCAAACCCTGCCATACGCTAAAAGCTCAGGACTTGGCAGCTACTTTTCAGGCTGGAATTCCGTTCTCTGCGTATAGCGCCCAGTCTCTCCAGCACATGCAATATAACGCGCATTACAGCGCCGCCACCACACCACAGTTCCCAACAGCACATCACTTGGTGCAAACGCAACAGTGGACTTGGTGA